The following proteins are co-located in the Palaemon carinicauda isolate YSFRI2023 chromosome 3, ASM3689809v2, whole genome shotgun sequence genome:
- the LOC137637944 gene encoding cuticle protein AM1199-like encodes MKFVVVLSCLLAVGCGAPQFFPRTFPFRHTQPRPFRPIPQPQPYYNRHINTIRDFREDQGNGNFRYEFQTENGINVNAVGRPGSRGQSNIAGGFSFPFPEGGSGSVSYVADEFGYRPESPLLPTPPPLPAHAVEQIRKAEQERARGIRWD; translated from the exons ATGAAGTTT GTCGTTGTGTTGTCCTGCCTCTTGGCAGTGGGATGCGGCGCCCCCCAGTTCTTCCCCAGGACTTTCCCCTTCAGGCACACGCAGCCTCGTCCGTTCAGGCCAATTCCCCAGCCCCAGCCTTACTACAACCGCCACATCAACACCATCAGAGATTTCCGCGAAGACCAAGGCAATGGCAACTTCCGGTACGAGTTCCAGACGGAGAACGGCATTAACGTGAACGCCGTCGGAAGGCCTGGCTCCAGGGGACAGAGCAACATCGCCGGAGGCTTcag CTTCCCATTCCCTGAAGGAGGTTCCGGCAGCGTGTCCTACGTAGCCGACGAATTCGGGTACCGTCCTGAGTCCCCCCTGCTCCCCACACCCCCACCATTGCCCGCCCACGCGGTGGAACAGATCCGCAAAGCCGAACAGGAGCGCGCCCGTGGGATCCGATGGGACTAG